GTTCTGGGTGGGGTCCCTGAGCCTGGGCCTAAACCAGTGAAATGTGAGCCTGTGGGAGCAAAAAGGCAGCTCTTACAGGTGGAGAGGAAAAGCAAAGAGgttgaaagggaaaaaaaggagatGAGGACACAAGTAGCAGAAAAGTCTCCTAGTGACATAAAGAGTACGTCTGTAAAACCCAAAATTACAGAAACAGGAAACCAACATAAAGCCACAGAGATCAAAAGTACACCTTTGTTAGTCAAACGTAAGGTAGAGCAGAAATCCACACCTGTAAGAGTTCAGAGTCCCATATTAGTGCAAAGTGAACATGCTGAGGTTAAAGATGCACCAGAAAAACAAATGGCAACATGGGATTCTCCTGTGCAAAGGTCCAAATCAGCCACAAGCCTTAAACAGAAAGTAAAGCATCCTGGTGGAGATTCTCAGAAGGGAATGAAAACGGATGGTACTGAGAAGGTCACTGACTCTGCAGgggaaacaggaagcaggaagtccACCATCATGGAAGTGGCTGCGTTCCAGCCAGACATTGCCGTAGCAGGTGCTTTGCCCCTGCTGCAGGGTGTGTTAATAGGGACGGCAGTATCGGGCTTGGGTGGCGGGGCAGCGCCCTCCACCCCCCAAAGGCAACGCCGCTCCTGGAGCCAGTCCTCAGGGTCCAGTGGCCCGGAGTCTGGAGAGCGGTCAGCCATCGCCACGTTGAACGATGGCGATGTGGGTGGTCATCTGAGAGGTGAAATGAAAAGGTCGGGAGGCTGGTCCGAATCCGGTGATGATGGACAGCTGTcagatgaagaagaaaaagaggagagcaggagggaagagggggaggggcaagAGAGTAGCGGTGGGGAAAGTGAGAATGAAAGCACAAGCAAAGATGAGAGCTCTGGGGGTCAGGACAACCACAGCGAGGAGgcacagagcgagagaggggcgAAGGAGAGGGTGTCAGAGGAGGATgacgaggaagaggaaggggaggagggaaGTCAGGAAGCGGTGAGCACAAGGTCCCTGGAGGATGGTGATCAGACGACAGCTgaagagggtgaggggggaggactGGAAGAAGGGAGTGaagctgagggagagggagtagaggaggagagtgcagaggaggaaggagaagaggagagtggTGGAGAGAGTGCCGATGAGGAACAGGATGAAGGAGAAGACAGCAAAGTGAGTGAGGATGAGAAGAGCAAAGAAGAATctgagagtgagatggagagcaGGAAGGAGGGATCAGATGAAGAAGAGGGTGAACAGTCTTCAGTGGATGAAAATGATGCAGAGGGGGAAGAGGACAGTGGTGCAGAAGAGGACGGAGAAGAGGAGTCAGGTGAGAGTggagaagaaaaggaagaagcagaggaggaagatgatgacAAAGaatctgaggaggaggaggaggaggatgatgagggaaaagaagaggaagaagatgagggggaggaagagggagaaaaggaaaatgaggatgaagatgaggaagaaggGGATGaaaaagaagaggaggaagaagaagaaaatgaggatgaagaggaggaagatgataaagaagagggggaagaagaggaggaggaggctgaggaggaaaaagaggaagatgaagaagaggacgaagaagaagaggaggaggaggaggaagaagaagaggagagcACGTCAGCAACAGGGAAATCCAAAAGCAAAGAGACACAGAAAGCTAAATCCACTGCAACAACCAACAAAAAAGACGGCAATGTTACAAAGCTCCCCACCAAGGCACAACAGCGCACATCAAGGAAGCAGGCACCCAATTCTTCACAGGACACCAAAGAGTTCTGGGATGATGTTCTGCCTCAGTACCTCAATCTCAAATGACCAGCCTCTCCAGTACACTGACCACACCCCAAACATTCCAGTATCAgtattttaaagcaaaaaaaatactcCTCTGCAAAGGTGTTACAAGGCATAATTTGTTTCTTTGACCAGCATACCTGAAATGTTCTGGAATAGAATAGACTAGAATGCCATGCAAATAGAATAGAAACATTGGAATAAACTGGTCttggttatgttttttttctgctgttgttaTTGCCAATTAGAATGACATTATCGCAAATATAAAATTTTCTTCATAACTAGAAATGACCCAGATGGCATCAGTGCAAAACTGTCATTTCAGCTCTTGATCTTATCTTGATCTTGATCTCAAATGTCTAGTTCTCTTGGGTTCTGCCTTTAAGGGGAATTTCAGCCTGGAAAAGCTTTTCTGATTCACAATGCTTTACATCACAACAGGCATAGAGCCTCTGTGTCAGCCCTCCCCGAGGTTCAGCAAATTTAATAAGAGGAAAACGCGCCGGGTGATAGACGTGGGCTATGACGCCCATTTTAGTTGACGAAATACTAAACTATGAGGAGTTTGGTTCCAAAACGCGATAAgcgccatttaaaaaaaaaaattgagttACCGCCAAAATCAATACTGTATTTCGTCACTATTGATAACCCCACATTCAATTTTCCGCAAAACGCCATATTCGCCGTGTTACGCCGTCCTGTTTACTCCCTTTTTTCCAAACCGCGACAAACGCCAGTCCCCCTTTTCTGCAGAACGCAACAGAtccactcaaccaatcacagcgcgCCATTCCACTTCGTCTAAACAGTAATGGCGGTGCCCTGTATGCAGCCGGCATCCGAGAGACTTCTCGACATAAGTAGTGATTAACAAGAAATACAAGGATATCGTCATGTATTAGTGTTCTTTCTTACAGTATATTTCTACTGTTGCACAATTGTATacagaaatattgtttttatcaaTGCAATGATTTGTGTAATGCACAAGACAACACAATTAATGCAATGTGTTCAAAAtgaatcttaaaaaaaacaaaaaaacatgcagcgTATTTATAGCATACACTACACAACTAAATGTAACATGGCTACGATGAATGCAATTTTGGAAGTTGAAT
This region of Conger conger chromosome 17, fConCon1.1, whole genome shotgun sequence genomic DNA includes:
- the LOC133116373 gene encoding X-linked retinitis pigmentosa GTPase regulator-like, which translates into the protein MTGETVQEIPESGAVFTFGKSKFADNVPSRFWLRNDRPVGICCGDEHTALITGNGKLYMFGSNNWGQLGLGTKTAVNKPTCVKALKPERVTLAACGRNHTIVCTSGGNVYAAGGNSEGQLGLGDYEQRTSFQLVGFFSHRGPIRMLAAGCNISAALTEDGRLFMWGDNSEGQIGLGDEHNTLHPQEVTVGRPIASVSCGYYHSAFVTVDGALFTFGECDGGKLGLAPEQLADHRVPQPVRTGPDRVIQVACGGGHTVALTEDELYAFGLGQFGQLGHGTFIFQSPIPKVVEHFRRGRVTHAACGENHTAVITDTGLLYTFGDGRHGKLGQGEENFTNLFKPTLSPRFLKYRVQSVACGGCHMLVLAIPRSEGEDLSLEDDDVTENFLERSYLELLGSNSVSAPLQRSLSARLRRRERERSPEQFGLVFRTLPALTCGYLSASLPVPNQTLPARRPPRNTHKHASPRTGRTQRERFKDGKSSNVKDDKNMNNLGDTSDLLNLTHVMRVNQCEKTLNLSPIDKEKKAEVVRSCGKNVESGMKLPAEEQASPGRKMGLRPQQALPAQLLQAPGSPLKQSPRRGTLRRIDSGKENKLTVGKGKKPAGPKSSGGKPKAVAQVPVLGGVPEPGPKPVKCEPVGAKRQLLQVERKSKEVEREKKEMRTQVAEKSPSDIKSTSVKPKITETGNQHKATEIKSTPLLVKRKVEQKSTPVRVQSPILVQSEHAEVKDAPEKQMATWDSPVQRSKSATSLKQKVKHPGGDSQKGMKTDGTEKVTDSAGETGSRKSTIMEVAAFQPDIAVAGALPLLQGVLIGTAVSGLGGGAAPSTPQRQRRSWSQSSGSSGPESGERSAIATLNDGDVGGHLRGEMKRSGGWSESGDDGQLSDEEEKEESRREEGEGQESSGGESENESTSKDESSGGQDNHSEEAQSERGAKERVSEEDDEEEEGEEGSQEAVSTRSLEDGDQTTAEEGEGGGLEEGSEAEGEGVEEESAEEEGEEESGGESADEEQDEGEDSKVSEDEKSKEESESEMESRKEGSDEEEGEQSSVDENDAEGEEDSGAEEDGEEESGESGEEKEEAEEEDDDKESEEEEEEDDEGKEEEEDEGEEEGEKENEDEDEEEGDEKEEEEEEENEDEEEEDDKEEGEEEEEEAEEEKEEDEEEDEEEEEEEEEEEEESTSATGKSKSKETQKAKSTATTNKKDGNVTKLPTKAQQRTSRKQAPNSSQDTKEFWDDVLPQYLNLK